The genome window CCCCCCGTGAGGTCGTACGCGTCGCGCCGCCAGAGGACGGAGCAGGTGGCGGCACCCTTGCCGTCGAGCCACGACCAGAGGTGGTCGGTCCCGGGCTCCGGCACCCCGCCGCCGCTCTCCACCCAGCGGCCGTCCCGCTGCTCCAGGTTCTTCCAGGCGCACACGGCGATCCCCAGCGGCACGTCGCGCACGGAATCGGCCAGCGCGGCGAGAGTGTCGGGGGCGATCAGGTCGTCGGCGTCCAGGAACATGAGGAACCCCCCGCGCGCCTGCTCGGCGCCGCGGTTGCGGGCGAAACACCCTCCCCGGTTCGCGTCCAGGCGCAGCGCGCGCACGCGGTGCGGGTGCGCGGCGGCGTAGCGCTCGATCACCTCCCAGCTCCCGTCGGTGGAGGCGTCGTCCACCAGGACGTGCTCCACGGCCGGGTGCGTCTGCGCCAGCACCGACTCGATGGTCTCCGCCACGAACGGCTCCGCGTTGTGGCACGCGGTCACCACGCTCACCAGGACCTGTAACGTTTCGTTGCTCATGCCGTCCCGACCGATGTTCTGTGCGATCGCGAAAGGATCAAGGTGTCACGCAGGGTAAGACACGGCACCCCGACGCTCACCCCGGCGTCAGCCGAAGGATCGTTCCCATCCAGCGGGGAAGGGGAGCCGGTAGGCGGCCCAGCGCGGGGGTGAGCCGCGCAAAGAGCGCCACGGGCCGCACGCGCCGCGGAAGGAGGTAGACCCCCGCCGGCACGGTGAGGGCGCACGCCGCCAGGATGCCCAGGAAGATGGCCCCGCTCCCCAGCCCCAGCCGCTCCAGCGCCAGCCGCGCCACCAGCGCCGCGCCGCCCACCAGCAGCGACAGCACCACGCCCGGGAGCTGGGCCACCACGAAGTCGGCCCAGCGCAGCCCGGCCAGCCCCAGCACCAGCGAGGCCATCGCCAGGTACATCTGCACGATGGCCAGGCTCACGCCCACCGCCACCCCCAGGATCCCCCACCGCGTGCCGATGGCACCCCCAATCACCACGCACGCCGCGTACACCACCTGCCGCGCCGTCTCCGAGTACACCTTGCCCGATGCGTGCGTGAAGGCGCCGGCCAGGTGGTACACGGCGCGAAAGAAGCCGGCGGCGCACAGCACCTGCAGCGGAAGGACCATCGCCGCCCAGCGGCCGCCGTACAGCGCGCGCACCATGTGCGGGGCCGCCACGATCATCCCGGCCATGATGGGAGCCGTCAGGAACGCCGTCACCTGCACGCTGATGAGGTACGCTCGCCCCAGCCGCTCCCGGTCGTCCTGCATGGCGGCCATGGCGGGGAACATCACGCTGTACCCCACCGCCCCCAGG of Longimicrobium sp. contains these proteins:
- a CDS encoding glycosyltransferase family A protein; the protein is MSNETLQVLVSVVTACHNAEPFVAETIESVLAQTHPAVEHVLVDDASTDGSWEVIERYAAAHPHRVRALRLDANRGGCFARNRGAEQARGGFLMFLDADDLIAPDTLAALADSVRDVPLGIAVCAWKNLEQRDGRWVESGGGVPEPGTDHLWSWLDGKGAATCSVLWRRDAYDLTGGWDEALAYDQDSDVTHRALALGARVVRARGGMGFYRRHGQARASVSTTVSARKLASWMKVNENLEELLTRQGRLDQYAEKLGMGYQAVALLGFQQGFNDVARECLRRADAYGVRTPGSGKRLGRMLERMIGLEHKERVIQWLARRGIATRDRREALAAQEALRADRPAA